The Bacteroidota bacterium genome includes the window TATGCACCGGACTGTGCGCTCAAAGAGTACTGTCCGTGCCTGGAATTTCAGAGATGAAGGTTTCCGTCACCTAAGGTTAAGCCGAGATGACGGAAACCTTCTGCAAGGAGGAAACCATAGTCCCCAACACTGACAGTTGTTCAGCAGGCGCACTCCGACGCCGGATATTTGAAATCTGGCAGAAGGTGAAGCGCAACGAGCCACTTGAAGGCGAAGAGAAGATCTACGCCGATCTGATGCAGCAACATGACGAATGGCACAACACATGGGAGTTTGCCGAACTTCTTGAAGAGCATGAGTACCAGGAACTCGATGAGAACCCGTTCGTCCATATTGCCTTCGATGCAGTGATTGTAAACCAGCTAACTGCGGA containing:
- a CDS encoding DUF1841 family protein yields the protein MTETFCKEETIVPNTDSCSAGALRRRIFEIWQKVKRNEPLEGEEKIYADLMQQHDEWHNTWEFAELLEEHEYQELDENPFVHIAFDAVIVNQLTADEPEGINDIYNRLRQRGLPRLDALHEIAGVFATEFYEISRGRHPYSDERYMRELKKLL